In bacterium, the following are encoded in one genomic region:
- a CDS encoding isoprenylcysteine carboxylmethyltransferase family protein, producing MQTDTRVRKREGAIGVEGSNGKNSGDSSSTAEILIGNAFTRWIVRRRPRLFLLVPIILILVAQPTIPGIVIGGVLVGIGLAIRIWASGFVDKSHSVACSGPYALVRHPLYTGTIFVMFGWCFVSSHLITSITVTVFTLLIFGVSMYWEERFMSKLFPDTYEKYMQGIPRLLPYRFKKSFKTQAKFSWEQVTINREQSSAFWMILATTLIAARWFIF from the coding sequence ATGCAAACAGATACAAGGGTTCGAAAACGTGAGGGCGCGATTGGGGTCGAAGGGAGCAACGGAAAGAACAGCGGAGATAGCAGTTCAACTGCTGAAATCCTGATCGGCAATGCTTTTACCCGATGGATTGTGCGCCGGCGCCCCCGCCTATTTCTTCTTGTTCCAATTATCTTAATACTTGTCGCCCAACCGACTATCCCTGGAATAGTAATCGGCGGGGTTTTAGTCGGAATAGGTTTGGCAATTAGAATTTGGGCATCCGGTTTTGTGGATAAGAGCCATTCAGTGGCTTGCAGCGGACCCTATGCTTTGGTAAGGCATCCCTTATACACAGGTACAATATTCGTGATGTTTGGGTGGTGCTTCGTATCGTCGCACTTAATAACGAGTATTACTGTGACGGTATTTACGTTGCTAATCTTTGGGGTCAGCATGTACTGGGAAGAGCGGTTCATGAGTAAGCTATTTCCTGACACCTATGAAAAGTATATGCAAGGTATACCACGCTTATTGCCATATCGATTTAAGAAATCGTTTAAAACTCAAGCTAAGTTTTCATGGGAACAAGTTACAATTAATCGCGAACAATCATCGGCCTTTTGGATGATCTTAGCCACCACCTTAATCGCGGCACGGTGGTTTATATTTTAG
- the lpxB gene encoding lipid-A-disaccharide synthase, which produces MPRIGIVAGEASGDLYGAKLAYVLKLKLPCLELEGIGSRQMREAGVNLLEDASQWGAMGITESLKVAPRIYSALKRLERRWLASPPDLLICIDFGAFNVPLCKWAKAKGIKTLYYMPPGAWRKTKQGSDLPKIADRIATPFDWSFEMLKQMGGEVEWVGHPLLDFACPTIEKKEFFSRHEIAEDATLVGFFPGSRLHELNHHLPVLARVAELLEQRGLSALYLAALAPTISSEVAEQIWKRHTQLPYRFISGQNYEIMAYSRALVMSSGTATLEAAIQGTPMVVIYRGSFLMNIEYRIRKPKFDYISLPNILAEAPLAPELIQEAATPKRIADELIPLLGESSCRCKQIQGFENVRARLGSKGATERTAEIAVQLLKS; this is translated from the coding sequence ATGCCGAGGATAGGGATCGTTGCCGGTGAGGCCTCTGGCGATCTTTATGGCGCAAAGCTCGCTTATGTCTTGAAACTGAAGCTACCCTGCCTTGAATTGGAAGGTATTGGAAGTAGGCAGATGCGGGAAGCGGGCGTGAACCTGCTTGAGGATGCTTCTCAATGGGGCGCGATGGGAATTACTGAAAGTCTCAAAGTTGCTCCGCGTATTTATTCAGCTTTGAAACGTTTGGAACGGCGTTGGCTGGCATCCCCACCGGATTTGTTGATTTGTATTGATTTTGGTGCATTCAACGTTCCTTTATGTAAATGGGCTAAAGCGAAGGGTATAAAAACGCTTTACTATATGCCCCCTGGCGCTTGGCGAAAGACTAAGCAAGGGAGTGATTTGCCCAAAATTGCTGATCGTATTGCCACCCCATTCGATTGGTCATTTGAGATGCTTAAACAAATGGGGGGGGAAGTCGAGTGGGTAGGACATCCTCTTCTCGATTTTGCTTGTCCGACTATTGAAAAAAAAGAATTTTTTAGCAGGCATGAGATTGCGGAAGACGCGACTTTAGTGGGGTTTTTCCCCGGTAGTCGGTTGCATGAATTGAACCACCACTTACCGGTACTTGCTCGGGTCGCGGAGTTATTGGAACAAAGGGGTCTTTCAGCGTTATATCTTGCTGCGCTCGCGCCCACTATCTCATCCGAAGTAGCAGAGCAGATATGGAAGCGGCATACGCAGCTTCCATATCGATTTATAAGCGGCCAAAATTACGAAATAATGGCTTATAGCAGGGCGCTGGTTATGTCATCAGGCACCGCGACACTCGAAGCGGCTATCCAAGGAACCCCGATGGTGGTCATCTACCGAGGATCGTTCCTGATGAATATTGAATATCGAATACGCAAGCCGAAGTTCGATTATATCAGTCTGCCTAATATTCTCGCAGAGGCGCCTTTAGCGCCTGAATTAATTCAAGAAGCGGCAACACCGAAACGTATTGCGGATGAGCTTATTCCGCTATTAGGAGAATCGTCCTGCAGATGCAAACAGATACAAGGGTTCGAAAACGTGAGGGCGCGATTGGGGTCGAAGGGAGCAACGGAAAGAACAGCGGAGATAGCAGTTCAACTGCTGAAATCCTGA
- the lpxA gene encoding acyl-ACP--UDP-N-acetylglucosamine O-acyltransferase yields the protein MALIHPSSIVHPSAEIADDVEIGPFCTVGEFAKLGSKTRLISHVVIEKWTELGENNEVSPGVVLGGPPQDRKYHGERSFLRIGDNNLIRECVTIHRASGEGTVTHVGNNNFLMTYMHIGHNCTVGSNITIGNSVAVAGHVRIEDFANFGGLTGVHQKVRVGKYAMVGGMTRANVDVPPFMIVEGNPMKVKEINAVGLRRAGVSPETRMALRKAGKILFRSHSNLSNAIDMVENEIELFPEVVYLLDFMRCLRNGRFGRAQDVP from the coding sequence GCCCATTTTGCACTGTTGGTGAGTTTGCCAAGCTTGGCTCGAAAACACGCCTGATATCCCATGTCGTCATTGAAAAATGGACGGAATTGGGAGAGAATAACGAGGTTTCCCCTGGCGTTGTTCTCGGCGGCCCCCCACAAGATCGTAAATACCATGGCGAACGTTCGTTTTTGCGTATTGGCGATAACAATCTTATTCGCGAGTGCGTTACTATTCACCGCGCTTCAGGTGAAGGCACCGTTACACATGTCGGCAATAACAACTTCTTGATGACCTATATGCATATCGGCCACAACTGTACCGTCGGCAGCAATATAACGATTGGAAATAGCGTAGCAGTGGCAGGGCACGTGCGCATTGAAGATTTCGCTAACTTCGGTGGGTTGACAGGAGTACATCAGAAGGTACGTGTTGGAAAATATGCGATGGTAGGCGGGATGACCCGAGCCAATGTTGATGTTCCGCCCTTCATGATTGTCGAAGGGAACCCAATGAAGGTTAAAGAGATTAACGCGGTTGGTTTAAGACGGGCGGGTGTATCCCCTGAAACGCGTATGGCTTTACGCAAGGCAGGGAAAATCCTTTTTCGATCACACAGCAATTTATCAAATGCAATTGATATGGTTGAAAATGAAATAGAACTATTTCCTGAGGTGGTCTACCTTTTAGATTTCATGCGTTGCCTAAGGAATGGCCGATTTGGGCGAGCGCAGGATGTGCCTTGA